From the genome of Corallococcus macrosporus DSM 14697:
TGGAGTCCGAGGAGGTCGAAGCGCCGCCGCCCGGCGCCTGAGCCGCCAGCCCGCCTTCCTGCGTGGCGATGTAGTGGATGAGGGCGGCGTAGAACTCCGGCTCGTCGAAGGTGTCCGGCCCCACGCCCACCACGTCCACATGGTCCTGGGACACCACGCTGGACATCGACGTGCTCTGGAGGCGGGACGGCGCGTTCAGGCCGCTCAGCACCGGAATGGACGTGTCCTCCGTCACCGAGTCGAAGCCGAAGAACGCGTCGTGGTAGCGCAGCCGGCGGCCCATCTGCTGGGAGCTGATGCCCACCATGCCGTCGTCATCCGCCTCATCGTGCACGCCGTCGCCGCACCCGGCCGCGCCGTCGTTGTCACCGTCTCCTTCGCAATGCCCGTCCCCGTCGATGTCGAAGAGGAACTCCTTCAACAGGTACAGCGCCGGATTCACATTCACCCCATGCTGCGCGGTGATGAGCGACACGTAGCGCCCCGCGTAGAGGCTGCTCACCGGGTACTTCTCGTTGAAGACCTTCATCCCCGTGACGACGCCATCCGAAGCGGCGTAGTCGTCGTAGACGAGCTGCTTCGCCGCCGCGTAGGCGTCATTGCCCGGCGCGTACACGGAGTCGCCGTAGTACCGCGCCAGCGCCGCGACGACGCTGGTGACGCCTGGCTTCAAATCCAGGATGTACCTGGCCACGGGCGAGCCCCGGTGCGGCGAGGACACGCTCGCCAGCACCGCCACCGACGTGACGCCGCGCCGCTCACGCAGCACCCGCGCCGCCTTGCGCGCGTCGATGCCGCCCTGCGAGTGGCCGATGATGCTCACCTTCGCCGCGCCGGTCGTGGCCATGAAGCCTTCGATGTCGTCCGCCAGGTCCAGCCCGCGGACCTCCGAGGACTGGAAGGCCGCCACCTGCGCCACGAAGGCGCGCTGCCCGCGGGCGAGGTCCCCGTTGCAATCCGTGTCGAGGCTCGACGCGCAGGCCTTGCCCACGAAGGTGCCGTAGTCGTTCCCCCAATAGTCGAAGCCGAGCAGGTCATCGAACCCGCCCATGCCGTGGGCGAACACCACGGGGTACCGCGTCTTCGCCGCGCCCGCCCAGGCCGCCGGGGCCAGCCCCAGCACGCCAACGAACACTCCCGCCATGACCACCGCTTGAAGTCCCTTCATGCGCCCCCCTTGTCTGCACGGGAGGGAGGATGGGGGCAGCGGACGCGCGGAGGGCCATGGCGAATGCGCGCCGCCATCGCGCAGGCGACACGCGGCCAGCGCCCTGTCCTCCAGGCCGCATCCGAAACCCCGCCCCGGCGACACACGCCTCCGGGGCGGGACACGCGCTCAAGGCGCGGGCGAATACAGTCCGGCCGAGGACAATGAGCCGCTGGGCCCCAGCCCCCCCGACACCAGCACGCGGCCAGAGCCCGCCAGCGTCACCACGCCCGCGCTCGTGAGCGCCGAGGGCAACGTCCCCGCGCCGTGCCACCGACCGCTGGCCAGGTCGAAGACCTCGGCCGAGGCCAGCAGGCCCACGCCGCCGCCCCCATCCCCCCCCAGCACCAGCACGCGGCCGGAGGGCAGCAGCGCGGACATCGGTCCGTAGCGCGGGTGCTGCATGGCGGCGAGCGACGTCCAGGTGCCCGTCGCCGGGTCATAGAGCTCCGCCGTGGCGAGCGCGCCCCCCGCGCCCCAGCCCCCCGCCACCAGCACCTTGCCCGACGGCAACGCCACCGCCGTGTGCCCATACCGCGGCCCGGACAGCGAGCCGGTGGGCATCCACTGCCCCGTGGACAGGTCGTAGAGCTCCGCCGTCGCCGTGTCGCCCTCCGGCGTGTTCCCGCCGACGACGAGCACCTTGCCGGACGGCAGCGACGTGGCCGAGTGATACTGGCGCCGCCGGCTCATCATCCCGGTGGAGGTCCACGTCCCCGTGGCGGCGTCATACAGCTCCGCGGTGGCCAGCATGCCGAAGAAGCTGGAGCTCATCCGGCCCCCCGCCACCAGCACCCGGCCGTCCGGCAGCGCCGTCGCGGTGTGGCGGGCACGAGGGCTCGCCAGCCCCCCCGTGGCGCTCCAGGTGCCCGTGGCCGCGTCGTAGAGCTCCGCCGAGGCGAGATAGCTGGACGACGTGCTCTGGCCCCCCGAGGCCAGCACCCTCCCATCCGGCAGCACCGTCAGGGTGTGCTGATAGCGCGCGCCGAGCAGCGCGCCCGACGGCGTCCAGGCGCCCGTCGCCTCGGAGTAGCGCTCCGTGCTCCCCAGGGCCGTGCTGCCATTGGAGGTGCCACCGGCCACCAGGACCTCTCCGGTGGGTAGCACCGTCACGCCGTGGTGGAAGCGCGCGGACAGCATGGCGTTCGCCGCGCGCCACGGGAGCGTGGGCGGGAGGTAGCGTTCAGCGGAGGCCGTGCGCAGGACGCCATCCGGACTTCCCCCCGCGACCAGCACCTCGCCCGTGCCCAGCAGCGAGGCGGTATGCCCCAGCCGGCTGATGCCCATGGACACCGTGGAGGACCACAGCGCGGTGACGGGGTCATACAGCGCCGCGCTCTGGAGGTAGGGCTCGCTCCCGTCAGAGCCCCCGGTGACGAGCACCTCGCCGGAGTGCAGCACCGTCGCCACATGGTGCGCGCGGTCGCTGGGCATCAGGTTCCCCGCGGAGCCCCAGACGCCCGTCTCCACGTCATACAGCTCCGCGCTGCGCGTCGCGGTGAGGTCATCCACCCACCCGCCCGCCACCAGCACCTTGCCATTCAAGAGCGCCGTCGAGGTGTGCCCCGCGCGTGGAGAGGCCATGGGGGCGGCGGGAGCCCAGAAGCCCGTGACGGGGTCATACAGCTCCGCGGTCCGCAGGACGGAGCCCCAGGCGCTGGAGCGCCCGCCCGACACCAGCACCTTGCCGTCGGGCAGCAGCGTCGCCGCGTGGCCCAGGCGGGGCACGTTCATGCTGTGGGTGGCGGTCCAGGTCCCCGTGGCGACGTCATACAAACGCGCCGTCCTCAACGCGCTGCCCGTGCCGTCCTCGCCGCCCGTCACCATCACCTGGCCATTGAGCAGCAGCGTCGCGGTGTGTCCCGAGCGCAGGGAGTCCAGGCTGCCCGTGGCGGACCAGGCGCCGGTGGCCACGTCGTACAGCTCGGCGGTGCCCGTGGTCGCCGCGGTGGCGTCACCGCCCACGACCAGCACCTTGCCGGCGGGGAGCAGCGTCGCGGTGTGCCGGCGGCGCATGGCCACCATCTGTCCCGCGCCGAGCCACTGCGCGGTCGGCACGTCGTATTGCTCGGCGCTCGTGGAGGACTGGCCACCGGCCACCAGCACGCGGCCATTGGGGAGCACGGTCGCCGTGTGGTCCAGGCGCTGCGTGGACATGCTGGGGGTGCTCACCCAACGGAGGGAGGTCAGCTCGGTCTCCTGGCTCCGCGTCGCATTCAGCGCATCTGCAAATTCCTCGTGTGAGCATCCCGCGAACACGAGCGACAACAAGAGCGCGGCCTTTCGGCCGAACCCGGCAGGTTCAAACATGAGTGGGGGTCCTTTTTGGAACGGGGGGGGGTGCGCGGCGGAACCGCGCCCGGCGCCTTTACCCCACACATGTCCAGAGGGACCATCGCACCACTCAAAACTGAACACATTAAATACATGGGGCCGCAGACACCCACCGTGCGGGGTGAAAGACAAAGGCGGCCGCATCAGGCCAGGCAATTCACGTAATAAATGAATTGCGAGCGAGCGAATGATGGCTCGGATTGAGACGCAGCCCGGTGCCGTGAACACCCGAGGCGAAGCCGCGGCCGCGCTGCTGAAGAAGGCCGTGGCCGCAAACCCGGACTGGCTGGTGGTGCTGGACCGCGGCGCGGCGACGGGCGGTGGCCAGAACAAGGCCCTGGAGACGCTGGGCAAGCACCCGGAGCTCAGCAAGACGGCGGCCTTCAAGGCGGGCCGCGTCATCGTGGTCGACGCGCCGAGCTGGTATCTGGTCGGCGGCCGCACCGCCAATGTGACGCGAATCGTCCAGGACCTGACCCGCGCCGTGAAGCAGTAGCCCCCGGCGAGCGGCCTCCCCTCCCCAGGGCCTCCTGAGTCAGCGCCCTGGGGAGCCGCCTCCCGGCGCGTCAGCTACTCGCCGACGTGTAGCGGCGGATGGAGCGCAGCCACACCTGGCGGGAGCCCCAGGCGAAAATCCCCGCGCCCGCCACCGCCCCCAGCAGCGACTGGAACGGGAGCCGTCCCAGCATCGCCTGCGCGGGGAAGGTGGTCATCAGCGCCAGCGGAATGACATACGTGAACACCATCGTCAGCGCGCCGCGCCCCACGCCCTGGAACACGGAGGACGGCCAGCGCGCGAAGTCGAAGATGGAGGTGAACAGGTACGTCAGGTTGTCCACCCGCACCACGAAGAACGCCGCGCTCACCGTCAGAATCCACAGCGAGTAGAGCAGGAGCGTGCTCGTCCCCAGCAGCAGCACGGAGGCCAGCAGCCCCGTCACCGACGGCCACCGCCCCAGGTGCGTGAAGGCGTAGACGAACAGGCCCACGCCCGTCAGCACGTTGAAGGCCCGCCACGGCTGGAAGCGCTGCGTGGACACCAGGAACTGCGCGTCCGCGGGCTTGAGCAGCACGAAGTCCAGCGTGCCCTTGCGGATGTGCTCCACCACGCCCGTGAGGCTGGGGTTGATGGCGCCCTCCAGGATGCCCTGGAGCAGCGTGAACCAGCCCACCACCAGCAGCGCCTCGCCGAAGCTCCACCCTTCGATGTTGGGGCGCTCCCCGTAGACGACGAACAGCGGCGCCAGCGCGGTGAAGGTCCAGAAGAGCGACGTCAGCCCCTCCGTGAAGAAGTCCGCGCGGTACTGGAGCGACAGCAGCCCCGACGCCTTGAGTTGAATGCCCAGGAGCCGCAGATAGCGCTTCAGATTCACCTCAGCCCCCGAACGCCGCGAAGCGCCGCACGCCCTGCTTCCACGTCACCGCCGCCAGCCCGCCCAGCACCGCCACCCAGGCCCACTGGGCCGCCAGCAGCCGCAGCGACTCCTGCCAGCCGTAGGCCCCCGTCAGCATCTCCACCGGCACGCCAATCTGATAGCGGAAGGGCAGCCAGTCGATGATGGCGCGCAGCGTGGGCGGCAGGAGCTCCACCGGATACATGTAGCCGGAGCACACGAAGAAGAGCACCAGCCACACCTCCAGCACCTTCTGGCTGCTCTCCAGGAAGAAGCACAGCGCGCCAATGGCCACGTTGGCCAGGAAGGCCACCGCCCACCCGCCAATCACCGACAGCACGAAGAAGCCCCACTGCCACGCGTGCTGGGGCACCGCCTTCTCCCCCACCAGCGCCACGCTCAGCAGGACCACCGGCACCGCGACCAGCAGGCGCATGGGGAAGGCGGCGATGCTCTCCACCGCGTAGGTCCACAGCGGTGAAATGGGACGGAGCAGGCGCATGGCCAGCGTCCCCTGCTTCACCTCCCAGTTGATGAGCCAGGCGGCCCAGGACGTGGCGAGCTGCCGCACCGCGAAGGTGGCCAGGAAGTAGCTGATGAAGTCCGCCTCGCCGAAGCGGCCCACCGGTGCCTCGCGTGACACCGCCATCCACAGCACCATGTTGACCAGCGGCATGGTGGTGGACAGCACCCAGATGAGCATCTCCGCGCGGTAGGCCACCGCCTCCGCGAAGCCCACGCGCAGCAGCGTGGGGAAGGCGCGCAGCACCGTCCGGGCGCTCATGCGGGCACCGGCTCCGGCGCCGCCGCCCGGCGCGCCTTCGACTCCGCGAACAGCTCGCTCATCACCTCTTCCAGCGGCGCGTTCTCCACCGTGAGGTCCATCACCGGAAGCGTGGACAGCGCCCGGGTGATGGTGGCGTTGACGGCCTCCTGCTGCACCTGGAGCACCGCCGAGCCCGGCTCGTGCGTGACCACCTTGCCCAGCGGCGCCAGGCGCGCGGCGTCCACCTCCTCGGACAGTCGCAGCACCACGCGCTTCTCCGGCCGCACCCGCTGCACCAGCGCGTCCAGCCCGCCGTCATACGACAGGAGCCCCTTGTCGATGACGATGACGCGGGGGCACAGCGCCGCCACGTCGTCCATGTAGTGGCTGGTGAGGATGAGCGTGGCGCCGTACTTCTCGTTGTACTCCTTGATGAAGGTCCGCATGGTGGCCTGCATGGCCACGTCCAGGCCGATGGTCGGCTCGTCCAGGAAGAGCACCCGGGGCTGGTGGATGAGGGCCGCGGCCAGCTCGCACTTCATCCGCTCGCCCAGGGAGAGCTGCCGGGTGGGCTTGCCGATGAGGTCTCCGATTTCCAGGAGCTCCACCAGGTCCGACATCGTCTTCTTGTACTGGGCCTGGGGCACGTCGTAGATGGCGCGGTTGAGCTCGAACGTCTCCGCCGGAGGCAGGTCCCAGAGGAGCTGCTGCTTCTGCCCCATCACCAGCATGATTTTCTTGAGGAAGGCCTCCTCCCGCTTCTGCGGGACGTGGCCGTCCACCGTCACCTCGCCGTCCGAGGGGTAGAGCAGGCCGGAGAGCACCTTCAGCGTCGTCGTCTTCCCCGCACCGTTGGGGCCCAGGAAGCCCACCCGCTCCCCGGGGCGGATGTCGAAGGAAATCCCATCCACGGCCTTCACCGTGGTGTAGCTACGGTGGACGAGCGAGCGGAGGGCCGCCTTCAGGCCCGGCGGGCGCTTGTGGACTTTGTAGTGCTTGCGAAGGCCGCGAACGGAAATCATGTGCGGCCAGGGTTTAACGCGGTCTCCCCCTCCATGGCGACCTCCCCGTTGACGCCTTGGCGGGACGACAATTGGTTGGAAACGGCCGCGGCGAAGCGCGGCTTCACAGGTGAAGGCTGGACCGGATGAGCAACGCATACAGCAAGGACCTGGAGCGATGGATGCCGCGGCTCATCGCCGTCTGGCGCGCGTCCCGCGGCCGGGGTGGCGCCGGCGGACCGGAGACGCGCCTGACGCCCCAGGAGGTGAAGGAGGTGGCCGCCGGGGTCCGCCAGCTCTCCCTGGGCCTCACGCGGGAGCGGCAGCTCGCCGGCGCCCGCTACATGGATGACCCGAAGCTCCTGGGCGCCTACCTGCTCTTCTACTGGCCGGTGTCCTACGCGCAGGCCCGGCAGGTGCTCGGCGAGCTGCCGAGCCGCCCCCGGCAGGTGCTCGATTTGGGCAGCGGTCCGGGCCCGGTGGCCTTCGCCGCGCTGGACGCGGGCGGGGGCCAGGTCACCGCCGCCGACCGCAGCAAGCCCGCGCTCACCCTGGCGCGCAACCTGGCCGCCGAGGCCGGCGAGGCCCTGGCCACCCGCGACTGGGACCCGACGAAGAAGGGCGCCGCGCTGCCCGAGGGGCAGTTCGACCTGATTACGATGGGCCACGTCGTCAACGAGCTGTACGGCGCGGGCGACGCGGCCATCGCGCCCCGCGCCGCGCTGCTGGAGACGATTCTGGCGAAGGTGAAGCGCGGCGGCAGCCTGCTGGTGATGGAGCCGGCGCTGCGCGAGACGAGCCGCGGCCTGCTGCAGGTGCGCGACGCCATGGTGGCCAGGGGCTACGCCATCCGCGCGCCCTGCATGTACCGCGGCCCCTGCCCCGCGCTGGTGAAGGAGACGGACTGGTGCCACGCCGAGCGCGCCTGGCCCATGCCGCGCGTGGTGGAGGAGCTGGCGCGCGCGGCGAGCCTGCACAAGGAGTCGCTGAAGATGAGCTACCTGGTGCTGGCCCCCAAGGACGAGGCGTGGCCGGAGCTGACGCCCGGGCGGCTGTTCCGCATCGTCTCCGAGCCCCTGGAGGGCAAGGGCCGGCACCGCTACATCGGCTGCGGCCCCGAGGGGCGCGTGGGCCTGGCGATGCAGGAGCGCCACCGCAACGAGCGCAACGAGCGCTTCCTCAAGCTGAACCGGGGCGACGTCATCTCCGTGACGGAGACGGAGCCCAAGGGTGACGGGCTCGCGCTCGACGAGCGCACCGAGGTGCGGATGGTGGCCCCCGCCGGCAAGCAGGTGCCGCCCCCACCGCCGAAGGAGGACGCACCGTCAGGCCCGGGAGCCGGCCCGCGCCCGGGCGCGCCCTCCTGACAGCAGCCTGCCCATTTACGGTGCTCCCTTGCCGTGAAAGGGAGCAGTCATAGCTGGGGCGGGCGACATGCGCCGTAGGAAGTGGCTGAGGGACAAGGGCGGGGGCGTCAGCTGACGGGCGTGTGGGGAATCAGGCGGAGGAGAGGCCCGCTGCCGGGGATGGCCCATCTACGCGCGAAGAGGGTGTCCCATTCCACGCCATGTCCGGGGCCGCTGCCGACCGGCCTTCTGGGTGGAGGGAACGTTCATTCCACCGGGCCTCCATGGGGAGGGGCCCTCCGCCTTGGCATGACCGGAGGGGGGCCGCTGCCGACCGGCCTTCTGGGTGGAGGGAACGCTCATTCCACCGGGCCTCCATGGGGAGGGGCCCTCGCATTGGCATGACCGGCGGGGGCCGCTGCCGACCGGCCTTCCGGGTGGAGGGAACGTTCATTCCGCGAGGACCGACATGGGGAGCTTCCCTCCGCCTCGGCATGGCCGGCGGGGCCCACGGCCGGCTTCCTTCCGGTTGAAGGGAACGTTCATTCCGCGAAGACCGACATGGGAGCTTCCCTCCGCCTCGGCATGGCCGGTGGGGCTCACGGCCGGCTTCCTTCCGGGTGGAGGAAACGTTCATTCCGCGAGGACCAGATGGAGAGCGCGCCGCCTCCTTGCTCGAAATGGACCTGCCGCCCCGCGAGGGTGCTCCCGCCCGGTGGTGCGGTCTCCCCCCTTGGAATGAACGTTCCTTCCAGCGGGGCTGTGTCCCGGGAGCGTCACTCCCTCGTGGGATGGGCGCTCGATTTCCGGGCTTCCGACTTCGGCAGGGTTGGGTGTCCAGGGCTGGAATGAACGTTCCGTCCCAAAGGTCCGAGACTTGGGGGCGCGCCCCTCCGCCCGGAATGGACGTTCCGGTCCGGGGGGCCTTGGCGCTCACGGGGCAGGCTCCCTCCAGGTGGAATGGACGTTCCATTCCGGCGCGCCTCATAGCGCAGCTCAGATGGCCTGAGCGACAGAGTAACCGCAGTGGGCGAACCAGCCCGCTGCGTCGCTTGGGGAGATGGCCGCCAGGGCGAGGTGGATGCCCTGGCGCAGGGCGGAGCGGGTACGAAACCTCCACTTGCGCAGCCGCGCCTTGACCTTGCTCCATGCCAGTTCGATGGGGCTGAAGTCGGGACTATAGGGAGGCAGGAAGACGACCCGGGCGCCGCGCGATTCGATGACGTCGATGAGCGCTCGGCACTTGTGGGCGGCCAGATTGTCCCAGACTTCCAGGCTGGTGCCCCCCTCGACTTCCATATGGGCTTCGATGCCCTGGTGCGTCAGCGCGCCGAGGACCGTGGTGACGCAGCCGCGGTTGCGCGGCACCGCCTCGCCCGTCAGGCGCTCTCCGGCAGGCGCCCGCCCGTGCGTGCGAGTCATGTCGGTGCGGCTGCCCATCTCATCCACCACGACGAGCTTGTCGGGCGCCCCCTTCCTCATGCCCAGCGCGTACGCCCAGCGAAGGCCCTCTACTGCCTGGGTGTCGCGCTCGGTCGCGTGGAGGGATCTTTTTTACGCGTCAACCCCATGCGCCGCAGCGCTCGATTCACCGTGGTGTGGTTGATGGCGCACCCAGCACGTACCGCATAGACGCGTGCCAACTCCTCGTCAGTGGCGTCGGGACGCTCGCATACCAGGCGCCGTAGCACTTCTTCGCCCGCTGCATCCACCTTGCGAGGGGCCCCGCCCCCATGAGGACGCGCACGGACGCTGCCGGTTGTCTCGAAGCGAGCGATGTAGCGCCGCACCGGGGCATAGCCGAGCATGAAACGACGGGCGATGGCACTCTTGCCCTCGCCCTCTTGCCAGGCGGCGATGACACGCTCGCGCAGGTCAAGTGAATGGGTACTGGACATGGCAGGCGACTCCGCCTGCTCCCGTCATCCACACCCCGCTATGAGTCAGGCACCGGGCTCCTGCCGCTTCGGGGCCGGTGCATCCGAAGTCCGGCTCAGTGCCGGACCTGGGAGTAGCCTCCCGTCAGCACGTCGCACATGTGGCGGAAGGCCTTCACGCCGTCCTTCATGGCGCCCACGGTACCCTGGGCCAGGACGGTGGCCTGGACGCGGACCAGCTTCAACCGGCGCGGCGCGCGCGCCTGGAGGGGGACAGTCACAGGACGGATGAGCGAAGCGATGTTCATGGCGTGCTCCGTGGGGTTGGGAGACAGCCGGAAGTCTCCACCCCGTCCGCGAAGTCCGCGTCGCGGCGCGGTGAACTCGCGGTCACATCGTCCGTGGCCTGCCTGACAGTGTGCCCCCCGGGCAGGGAGGACGCCGCACATTCCAGGCGCCCTGCCCCTGGCGGACGGAAGGCCCTGGACGGACGCCCTGTTAGGGTCAGCCGTCCCACCGCCACGGAAGGCCTGCCCTGTGTCCGTTCCTCCCCGGCCGCTGCGTTCGCTGTACCCGCCCCTGGAGCCCTACCGCGCCGGACGCCTGCGCGTCTCTGGAGGGCACGAGGTGTACTTCGAGGAGAGCGG
Proteins encoded in this window:
- a CDS encoding esterase/lipase family protein; this encodes MKGLQAVVMAGVFVGVLGLAPAAWAGAAKTRYPVVFAHGMGGFDDLLGFDYWGNDYGTFVGKACASSLDTDCNGDLARGQRAFVAQVAAFQSSEVRGLDLADDIEGFMATTGAAKVSIIGHSQGGIDARKAARVLRERRGVTSVAVLASVSSPHRGSPVARYILDLKPGVTSVVAALARYYGDSVYAPGNDAYAAAKQLVYDDYAASDGVVTGMKVFNEKYPVSSLYAGRYVSLITAQHGVNVNPALYLLKEFLFDIDGDGHCEGDGDNDGAAGCGDGVHDEADDDGMVGISSQQMGRRLRYHDAFFGFDSVTEDTSIPVLSGLNAPSRLQSTSMSSVVSQDHVDVVGVGPDTFDEPEFYAALIHYIATQEGGLAAQAPGGGASTSSDSTP
- a CDS encoding Kelch repeat-containing protein; protein product: MSTQRLDHTATVLPNGRVLVAGGQSSTSAEQYDVPTAQWLGAGQMVAMRRRHTATLLPAGKVLVVGGDATAATTGTAELYDVATGAWSATGSLDSLRSGHTATLLLNGQVMVTGGEDGTGSALRTARLYDVATGTWTATHSMNVPRLGHAATLLPDGKVLVSGGRSSAWGSVLRTAELYDPVTGFWAPAAPMASPRAGHTSTALLNGKVLVAGGWVDDLTATRSAELYDVETGVWGSAGNLMPSDRAHHVATVLHSGEVLVTGGSDGSEPYLQSAALYDPVTALWSSTVSMGISRLGHTASLLGTGEVLVAGGSPDGVLRTASAERYLPPTLPWRAANAMLSARFHHGVTVLPTGEVLVAGGTSNGSTALGSTERYSEATGAWTPSGALLGARYQHTLTVLPDGRVLASGGQSTSSSYLASAELYDAATGTWSATGGLASPRARHTATALPDGRVLVAGGRMSSSFFGMLATAELYDAATGTWTSTGMMSRRRQYHSATSLPSGKVLVVGGNTPEGDTATAELYDLSTGQWMPTGSLSGPRYGHTAVALPSGKVLVAGGWGAGGALATAELYDPATGTWTSLAAMQHPRYGPMSALLPSGRVLVLGGDGGGGVGLLASAEVFDLASGRWHGAGTLPSALTSAGVVTLAGSGRVLVSGGLGPSGSLSSAGLYSPAP
- a CDS encoding ABC transporter permease, whose translation is MNLKRYLRLLGIQLKASGLLSLQYRADFFTEGLTSLFWTFTALAPLFVVYGERPNIEGWSFGEALLVVGWFTLLQGILEGAINPSLTGVVEHIRKGTLDFVLLKPADAQFLVSTQRFQPWRAFNVLTGVGLFVYAFTHLGRWPSVTGLLASVLLLGTSTLLLYSLWILTVSAAFFVVRVDNLTYLFTSIFDFARWPSSVFQGVGRGALTMVFTYVIPLALMTTFPAQAMLGRLPFQSLLGAVAGAGIFAWGSRQVWLRSIRRYTSASS
- a CDS encoding ABC transporter permease — its product is MSARTVLRAFPTLLRVGFAEAVAYRAEMLIWVLSTTMPLVNMVLWMAVSREAPVGRFGEADFISYFLATFAVRQLATSWAAWLINWEVKQGTLAMRLLRPISPLWTYAVESIAAFPMRLLVAVPVVLLSVALVGEKAVPQHAWQWGFFVLSVIGGWAVAFLANVAIGALCFFLESSQKVLEVWLVLFFVCSGYMYPVELLPPTLRAIIDWLPFRYQIGVPVEMLTGAYGWQESLRLLAAQWAWVAVLGGLAAVTWKQGVRRFAAFGG
- a CDS encoding ABC transporter ATP-binding protein; the protein is MISVRGLRKHYKVHKRPPGLKAALRSLVHRSYTTVKAVDGISFDIRPGERVGFLGPNGAGKTTTLKVLSGLLYPSDGEVTVDGHVPQKREEAFLKKIMLVMGQKQQLLWDLPPAETFELNRAIYDVPQAQYKKTMSDLVELLEIGDLIGKPTRQLSLGERMKCELAAALIHQPRVLFLDEPTIGLDVAMQATMRTFIKEYNEKYGATLILTSHYMDDVAALCPRVIVIDKGLLSYDGGLDALVQRVRPEKRVVLRLSEEVDAARLAPLGKVVTHEPGSAVLQVQQEAVNATITRALSTLPVMDLTVENAPLEEVMSELFAESKARRAAAPEPVPA
- a CDS encoding small ribosomal subunit Rsm22 family protein, coding for MSNAYSKDLERWMPRLIAVWRASRGRGGAGGPETRLTPQEVKEVAAGVRQLSLGLTRERQLAGARYMDDPKLLGAYLLFYWPVSYAQARQVLGELPSRPRQVLDLGSGPGPVAFAALDAGGGQVTAADRSKPALTLARNLAAEAGEALATRDWDPTKKGAALPEGQFDLITMGHVVNELYGAGDAAIAPRAALLETILAKVKRGGSLLVMEPALRETSRGLLQVRDAMVARGYAIRAPCMYRGPCPALVKETDWCHAERAWPMPRVVEELARAASLHKESLKMSYLVLAPKDEAWPELTPGRLFRIVSEPLEGKGRHRYIGCGPEGRVGLAMQERHRNERNERFLKLNRGDVISVTETEPKGDGLALDERTEVRMVAPAGKQVPPPPPKEDAPSGPGAGPRPGAPS
- a CDS encoding transposase; translated protein: MRKGAPDKLVVVDEMGSRTDMTRTHGRAPAGERLTGEAVPRNRGCVTTVLGALTHQGIEAHMEVEGGTSLEVWDNLAAHKCRALIDVIESRGARVVFLPPYSPDFSPIELAWSKVKARLRKWRFRTRSALRQGIHLALAAISPSDAAGWFAHCGYSVAQAI
- a CDS encoding helix-turn-helix domain-containing protein translates to MSSTHSLDLRERVIAAWQEGEGKSAIARRFMLGYAPVRRYIARFETTGSVRARPHGGGAPRKVDAAGEEVLRRLVCERPDATDEELARVYAVRAGCAINHTTVNRALRRMGLTRKKDPSTRPSATPRQ